The genomic window AACTGGAACATGGGTATCAAAAGTGCCAAGTTCCCTGGAGTGCCATACACATTCTTCTCGCAGAGACAAGGCTGCAAAGTTTCTCTGTACCAAGATGCTCATATTCCAGACAACTTTGTCCCTAGAATTCCTCTCGCTGGAGGGAAGAACTATGAGCCTCAAAGATGTTGGGAGGATATTTTTGATGCTATTAGCAATGCAAAACACTTGATCTACATTACTGGTTGGTCTGTTTACGCTGAGATTGCTTTAGTGAGGGACTCGAGGAGGCCTAAGCCTGGAGGTGATGTGACCATTGGTGAGCTACTCAAGAAGAAGGCTAGTGAAGGTGTCAGGGTTCTTTTGCTTGTTTGGGATGACAGAACTTCTGTTGATGTGCTGAAGAAAGATGGGCTCATGGCTACTCATGATGAAGAGACCGAGAATTTCTTCAGGGGAAGTGATGTCCATTGTATTCTGTGCCCTCGTAACCCGGATGACGGTGGTAGCATAGTCCAAAGTTTGCAGATCTCTACTATGTTCACGCATCATCAGAAAATCGTTGTTGTGGACAGCGAGATGCCAAGCAGAGGAGGATCAGAAATGAGGAGAATTGTGAGTTTTGTTGGCGGTATTGATCTTTGTGATGGAAGATACGACACTCCGTTCCACTCCTTGTTCAGGACATTGGACACAGTCCACCATGATGACTTCCATCAACCTAACTTCACTGGTGCTGCTATCACTAAAGGTGGTCCAAGGGAGCCTTGGCATGACATTCACTCCCGTCTTGAAGGTCCAATTGCTTGGGATGTCATGTACAACTTCGAGCAGAGATGGAGCAAGCAGGGTGGTAAAGACATTCTGGTTAAGTTGAGAGATCTTAGTGATATTATTATCACCCCTTCTCCTGTTATGTTCCAAGAGGACCACGATGTGTGGAATGTCCAATTGTTTAGGTCCATTGATGGAGGAGCTGCTGCTGGGTTTCCCGAGTCGCCTGAAGCTGCTGCGGAAGCCGGGCTTGTAAGTGGGAAAGATAACATCATTGATAGGAGTATCCAAGATGCTTACATTCATGCAATCAGACGTGCTAAGGATTTCATCTACGTTGAAAACCAGTACTTCCTTGGGAGTTCTTTTGCTTGGGCAGCCGATGGTATTACTCCTGAGGACATCAATGCCCTGCACTTAATCCCAAAAGAGTTGTCGCTGAAGATAGTTAGCAAGATTGAGAAAGGAGAGAAGTTCAGGGTCTATGTTGTGGTTCCAATGTGGCCAGAAGGTCTCCCAGAGAGTGGATCAGTGCAAGCTATATTAGACTGGCAGAGGAGGACCATGGAGATGATGTACAAGGATGTGATTCAGGCTCTCAGGGCCCAGGGTCTTGAGGAAGATCCAAGAAACTATCTGACATTCTTCTGTCTTGGAAACCGTGAGGTCAAGAAAGATGGAGAGTATGAGCCTGCTGAGAAACCAGACCCCGACACTGATTACATGAGGGCGCAAGAAGCACGCCGTTTCATGATTTACGTCCACACCAAAATGATGATCGGTAAGTTCACATTTCAACGGAAAAAAACTTGAGAAGTATACATAAATGTTGTGCCTGATTCATTTGATGAAATCCATTTTGCAGTTGACGATGAATACATTATCATTGGGTCTGCTAACATCAACCAGAGGTCAATGGACGGTGCAAGAGACTCTGAGATAGCAATGGGAGGTTATCAACCACATCACTTGTCCCATAGACAACCAGCTCGTGGCCAGATCCATGGGTTTCGTATGTCACTCTGGTACGAACACCTGGGAATGCTCGATGAAACCTTCCTCGATCCATCAAGCTTGGAATGCATTGAGAAAGTTAACCGCATTTCTGACAAGTATTGGGACTTTTACTCAAGTGAGTCACTCGAACATGACCTTCCTGGTCACTTGCTCCGCTACCCGATCGGTGTAGCCAGCGAAGGCGACATCACTGAGCTTCCAGGATTTGAATTCTTCCCGGACACAAAGGCCCGTATCCTCGGCACCAAATCAGACTACCTGCCTCCAATCCTTACAACCTAATCTCACTAAGCATGTCAAGTAatgatctctctctccctctctgcTTTGCTGCTGTTGTAGCTTTGAATAAAACTTGAGTGTCTACCTTTAGAATTAAGAAGTCAAATGGTTGTTATGATGATGCACTTCTTTACCCCTTTGGTTTTTATATTCGTACAATGACGTGGTGAGAGAATGTAGCTTTGtgatcttgttttgttgttgttatgtaCCTTTGGACTTATGAATCTTATATCtgatccttttctttttatttagtgTGTTTCACATcaaagtttaaacaaaaatagcaATGAACTAGGTAAAACATACTTCATTAGAAAAGTGAAAGTGACAATCTAGAGATAAAGCATGAAACTAGGGTTCATATAGCACAAAACTAATACAAAAggggttttaaagttttaagccGGAAACAGGGCACGACACACCGGACAAATCCCACTGTTCCTAAGCCATTCCTCTCCACAAGTACGATGAAACACATGCGAACACGGCATTCGACCCGCTTCCACATCTGACCCAACTCGGATATTATCCATGCATATCACACAATAGCCTTCATTCTCAACAACAAGCGTCTCCAAGTGCATCTCCACCGCCTCATCGTTCGCTGGAGCAACCGCAAGTTGCACTTGCACATCTACGTGATCATCTTCACCGGGAAACCTCGAGACAGTAACACCTATCTTTACTTGTACCCTCTCCACGTCTTTCGCACCATCTTTCTTCAAATCCTTAATCTCATCAGCAAGAGTGTTAACAATAGCAGAATAAGGAGGGACTTGGAGCGAATCTAGAATGTGATAGACGATGGCTAGTGAATGATCACCGTCTCCACCAAACAACCAATCTCGATCAAACTCGTGTGTTTGCTCAAGGGTTAGAGTTTGAAGATTGTCAAAATCGggaaaatcttcttcttcttcaacgtcatcatcttcttcttcggcaCGAGTGTAATGCACTTTGAAATcgaaaaacaatttttggcTCTTTCGTAGTTCTCCGTCGTAGTCGTTGTAGATCCGCTTGACATCGATCACGTTGTCTACGTTATCGTTTACATAGAAAGCCATGATTTTGTTGGAAGAAGATGGGTTTGATTATTTGCTGTGGGTTTAGGGTTCTAATATAGAGAGATTAGAGAAAGATGAGGCAATTTTGAGTTAACGGCAAAAACctgaaaaaaggaaagtttgcttttgcttttatCTTGctgagaggaagagagatcaGATGATCAAAGAAGGAGATCGCTAAAGTTTCGTAACAAGGCTGAGCCAAACACTCGTGTTATATATCCCACTCCTCAATTTCCGTTTAACTTGggaaattttccttttaataaaaaataccgaatattatttataatatgaaagTAAATAAAGTAttaaccaataatattttttgaggatatttaataataactaCTTTCCTTATTTCcctattttacaaaaatactCAGGTGGATTCCGAATCAAGGTCCCGATATCTCAGATCtttttgtaaatatcattTCGTAGAAGTTGTGGCCATCGACGATCctcattgttcttctttacTCTCGAGATCTTCTTTGCTCAAACCTTTTATCGTGGACGTCTAGAACTGATGGAGCCGCATGAAGGTTCCTTTCTATGATACCAATTATTATTTCATAAGTTTCATAAATCGCCCACCAGATGTTCGATGATATTCCCCACCCAAATATAATTACCTTGAaaactttgtttcttaatGATTTACAGATGTGAAGGATAATTTGGCCAAAGAGCTTTATGGAGAAAGTGTACAGCTTTCGAAGCATGGTGAGGACTCTTTGCCCTTCATATATTATGCAATTGAcaaagtttttacttttctgaTGAAAACTCTTACAAATTTGTTCTCATAGTTTAGCTGAGGTCTTGTGTTTAGGCTTAGAGCTTGTATTTCTAAGGTTTTGGATTCCCACATCTCTCTGATAAGAATCATATTCTTGGTTTAGGTAATAATAATCATGTTCTTTAGAATTTAGATGATCCCTTTTACGGAAgttcagatgaagaagactatAGTGAAGCTCGCGTGTTGGGCAATGAGAATA from Arabidopsis thaliana chromosome 3, partial sequence includes these protein-coding regions:
- the PLDALPHA1 gene encoding phospholipase D alpha 1 (phospholipase D alpha 1 (PLDALPHA1); FUNCTIONS IN: phospholipase D activity, phosphatidylinositol-4,5-bisphosphate binding; INVOLVED IN: response to cadmium ion, fatty acid metabolic process, seed germination, regulation of stomatal movement, positive regulation of abscisic acid mediated signaling pathway; LOCATED IN: in 6 components; EXPRESSED IN: 24 plant structures; EXPRESSED DURING: 15 growth stages; CONTAINS InterPro DOMAIN/s: Phospholipase D (InterPro:IPR015679), C2 calcium/lipid-binding domain, CaLB (InterPro:IPR008973), Phospholipase D/Transphosphatidylase (InterPro:IPR001736), C2 calcium-dependent membrane targeting (InterPro:IPR000008), Phospholipase D, plant (InterPro:IPR011402); BEST Arabidopsis thaliana protein match is: phospholipase D alpha 2 (TAIR:AT1G52570.1); Has 2073 Blast hits to 1588 proteins in 412 species: Archae - 0; Bacteria - 593; Metazoa - 344; Fungi - 417; Plants - 575; Viruses - 0; Other Eukaryotes - 144 (source: NCBI BLink).), encoding MAQHLLHGTLHATIYEVDALHGGGVRQGFLGKILANVEETIGVGKGETQLYATIDLQKARVGRTRKIKNEPKNPKWYESFHIYCAHLASDIIFTVKDDNPIGATLIGRAYIPVDQVINGEEVDQWVEILDNDRNPIQGGSKIHVKLQYFHVEEDRNWNMGIKSAKFPGVPYTFFSQRQGCKVSLYQDAHIPDNFVPRIPLAGGKNYEPQRCWEDIFDAISNAKHLIYITGWSVYAEIALVRDSRRPKPGGDVTIGELLKKKASEGVRVLLLVWDDRTSVDVLKKDGLMATHDEETENFFRGSDVHCILCPRNPDDGGSIVQSLQISTMFTHHQKIVVVDSEMPSRGGSEMRRIVSFVGGIDLCDGRYDTPFHSLFRTLDTVHHDDFHQPNFTGAAITKGGPREPWHDIHSRLEGPIAWDVMYNFEQRWSKQGGKDILVKLRDLSDIIITPSPVMFQEDHDVWNVQLFRSIDGGAAAGFPESPEAAAEAGLVSGKDNIIDRSIQDAYIHAIRRAKDFIYVENQYFLGSSFAWAADGITPEDINALHLIPKELSLKIVSKIEKGEKFRVYVVVPMWPEGLPESGSVQAILDWQRRTMEMMYKDVIQALRAQGLEEDPRNYLTFFCLGNREVKKDGEYEPAEKPDPDTDYMRAQEARRFMIYVHTKMMIVDDEYIIIGSANINQRSMDGARDSEIAMGGYQPHHLSHRQPARGQIHGFRMSLWYEHLGMLDETFLDPSSLECIEKVNRISDKYWDFYSSESLEHDLPGHLLRYPIGVASEGDITELPGFEFFPDTKARILGTKSDYLPPILTT
- a CDS encoding RING/U-box superfamily protein (RING/U-box superfamily protein; FUNCTIONS IN: zinc ion binding; EXPRESSED IN: 10 plant structures; EXPRESSED DURING: 4 anthesis, F mature embryo stage, petal differentiation and expansion stage, D bilateral stage; CONTAINS InterPro DOMAIN/s: Zinc finger, RING-type (InterPro:IPR001841), Zinc finger, C3HC4 RING-type (InterPro:IPR018957); BEST Arabidopsis thaliana protein match is: RING/U-box superfamily protein (TAIR:AT3G14970.1); Has 4927 Blast hits to 4917 proteins in 243 species: Archae - 0; Bacteria - 6; Metazoa - 1464; Fungi - 387; Plants - 2361; Viruses - 4; Other Eukaryotes - 705 (source: NCBI BLink).); this encodes MAFYVNDNVDNVIDVKRIYNDYDGELRKSQKLFFDFKVHYTRAEEEDDDVEEEEDFPDFDNLQTLTLEQTHEFDRDWLFGGDGDHSLAIVYHILDSLQVPPYSAIVNTLADEIKDLKKDGAKDVERVQVKIGVTVSRFPGEDDHVDVQVQLAVAPANDEAVEMHLETLVVENEGYCVICMDNIRVGSDVEAGRMPCSHVFHRTCGEEWLRNSGICPVCRALFPA